One genomic window of Cannabis sativa cultivar Pink pepper isolate KNU-18-1 chromosome 2, ASM2916894v1, whole genome shotgun sequence includes the following:
- the LOC115721393 gene encoding putative disease resistance protein RGA1: MADLAYIIAGNVLDKLGSLAYQEVSLAWGMKQDLDKLKLITLALQDVLLDAETKQEKNPQLKNWLCHLKDVFHETVDVLDEFECELLRRQVVKQYGSSGRKVCRFFSWSKPLVYYFSVAHRVKEIRQQLDEIVRNMEKFHLIKTQLNMDQNPPKHDNREMMTYSFVNPSDVIGRDREKEEMMGMVLKEQAKESKNQIIDVISVIGMGGLGKTTLIKSIYNDDAIKEKFDLRIWVCVSLDFNVTRLVKDIIMSATDKKAEITNLTNLDQLQRSLSQILMNKKFLLALDDAWNEDPLKWHEFAELLFVGSKKSKIIVTTRSSKVASIVDGTKPYELEGLPKKDSLSQFFKYAFRGEEEASKYPELQQIGKKIVKKCRGVPLALNALGSLLRLKTEAREWKISRDSKIWELERKQGHILPAL; encoded by the coding sequence ATGGCAGATCTAGCTTACATCATAGCTGGAAATGTCTTGGACAAACTGGGTTCTCTTGCTTATCAAGAGGTTAGCTTGGCATGGGGAATGAAACAAGATCTTGACAAGCTTAAGCTAATCACATTAGCACTCCAAGATGTGCTCCTGGATGCTGAAACTAAGCAAGAAAAGAATCCACAGCTCAAAAACTGGCTCTGTCACCTTAAGGATGTGTTCCATGAGACAGTGGATGTGCTCGATGAATTTGAGTGTGAGTTACTCAGGAGACAAGTTGTCAAACAATATGGATCTTCTGGTAGAAAGGTATGCCGTTTCTTTTCATGGTCCAAGCctcttgtttattattttagtgtTGCTCATCGAGTTAAAGAGATCAGACAACAATTAGATGAGATTGTTAGGAATATGGAAAAGTTTCATTTGATCAAAACTCAGCTGAATATGGATCAAAACCCTCCAAAGCATGACAATAGGGAGATGATGACTTACTCTTTTGTTAACCCTTCAGATGTTATTGGTAGAGATCGTGAAAAAGAGGAGATGATGGGTATGGTATTAAAGGAGCAAGCTAAAGAAAGTAAGAATCAAATAATAGATGTTATATCTGTAATTGGGATGGGAGGTTTAGGGAAGACCACACTTATCAAATCAATATACAATGATGATGCAATTAAAGAAAAGTTTGATTTGAGGATTTGGGTTTGTGTGTCTCTAGATTTCAATGTCACTAGATTAGTGAAAGATATTATTATGAGTGCAACTGATAAGAAGGCTGAGATTACTAACTTGACTAATTTAGATCAGTTGCAAAGATCTTTGAGTCAGATTTTGATGAATAAAAAGTTTCTACTTGCGTTGGATGATGCATGGAATGAGGATCCTTTAAAGTGGCATGAATTTGCAGAGTTGTTATTTGTGGGTTCTAAGAAAAGTAAAATTATAGTGACAACACGAAGTAGTAAAGTTGCTTCCATCGTGGATGGAACAAAACCTTATGAATTGGAGGGCCTACCTAAGAAGGATTCATTGTCTCAATTTTTCAAGTATGCATTTCGAGGTGAGGAAGAAGCATCAAAATATCCTGAACTCCAACAAATtggtaaaaaaattgtgaagaagTGTAGAGGGGTTCCTTTGGCACTGAATGCCTTGGGAAGTCTACTTCGGTTGAAGACTGAAGCTCGTGAGTGGAAAATTTCCAGAGACAGCAAAATTTGGGAGTTGGAACGTAAGCAAGGTCATATTTTGCCTGCATTGTGA